One genomic segment of Styela clava chromosome 3, kaStyClav1.hap1.2, whole genome shotgun sequence includes these proteins:
- the LOC120342261 gene encoding apoptosis-inducing factor 3-like: MRKHLCAIAAKFARSINRDFIPVHKLLSPISNAQYIARKMASGNDVLQVTACKVQDMKNGEMREIEFDNLGKVLLIKDSDKFSAVSHKCTHYGAPLIKGVLSKGRVRCPWHGACFNTKTGDIEDFPGLDSLQSFDVFVQGNDVIVKAQKCALSSPKRQKHMIGRQDDEGHGVVIVGGGAAAQTCAESLRQQSFGGKITILTRESHPPYDRPKLSKSLDVKADSIYLRDKGFYEKYGIEILYEHEVTNVDSSSKSVGFSNGKYVVYDQLLLASGANPRTLPIPGWELGNVHILRTPDDANTIFNKANNKNVVLIGASFIGMEVASSLVGNAASVTVCEFFEAPFQTALGIKVGKVMQSLHEERGIKFFMNASVTELRGEGGVVKQAVLKDGTVIDADIVIAGVGVVPSTTYLKGSGIKTDNRGFVPVDKYLQTNIPNIYAAGDITVFPLKMLNWQPANVQHWQMAHHHGNVVGKNMVVERSTEVNSVPFFWSALAPGKNIRYTGYGMGYDDIVIKGSLEDRKFCAYYCKGDEVVALATFMSDPKASQTAEDWYNGIRIKKSDII, encoded by the exons ATGCGCAAGCATTTATGCGCCATTGCTGCAAAATTTGCTAGATCAATAAATCGCGATTTCATTCCTGTACATAAGCTACTTTCTCCAATATCAAACGCACAATACATCGCTAGAAAAATGGCCAGCGGTAATGATGTGCTCCAAGTTACGGCGTGCAAGGTGCAGGACATGAAAAATGGAGAAATGCGAGAGATAGAATTTGATAATCTGGGAAAAGTGCTGTTGATAAAAGACAGCGATAAATTTTCCGCCGTTAGTCACAAATGCACTCACTATGGCGCACCTCTCATTAAAGGAGTGCTGTCAAAAGGACGAGTACGATGCCCGTGGCATGGCGCGTGTTTCAATACGAAAACTGGTGATATAGAGGATTTCCCAGGTTTGGATAGTTTGCAAAGCTTCGATGTTTTTGTACAAGGAAATGATGTGATTGTTAAAGCTCAGAAGTGCGCTTTGTCCTCTCCCAAAAGGCAAAAGCATATGATAGGACGTCAAGATGACGAAG gTCATGGAGTTGTTATAGTAGGTGGTGGTGCAGCAGCTCAAACATGTGCAGAATCATTACGTCAGCAATCTTTCGGTGgaaaaatcactattttaaCCAGGGAATCACATCCTCCTTATGACAG ACCGAAGTTGAGCAAATCTTTAGATGTCAAAGCTGATTCAATTTACCTGAGGGACAAAGGATTTTATGagaaatatggaattgaaattCTATATGAACATGAAGTTACCAATGTTGATTCATCATCTAAATCTGTTGGATTTTCTAATGGAAAATATGTGGTTTATGATCAACTCCTGTTGGCTTCAG GGGCAAATCCAAGAACTCTGCCGATACCTGGGTGGGAGCTGGGAAATGTACACATCTTAAGAACACCAGATGATGCCAATACAATTTTTAACAAG GCtaacaacaaaaatgttgtCTTAATAGGAGCCTCATTTATTGGAATGGAAGTAGCCTCGTCTCTTGTTGGAAATGCTGCTTCAGTGACAGTGTGTGAATTCTTTGAAGCCCCTTTCCAGACTGCTCTGGGCATAAAA GTTGGGAAAGTAATGCAATCACTTCACGAAGAACGAGGTATCAAGTTCTTCATGAATGCTTCTGTCACTGAACTACGTGGAGAAGGCGGAGTAGTCAAACAAGCTGTACTAAAAGATGGGACTGTTATCGAT GCTGATATTGTTATTGCTGGTGTTGGCGTTGTTCCATCGACAACTTACTTAAAAGGTTCTGGAATCAAAACAGACAATCGAGGATTTGTTCCTGTTGATAAATACTTGCAAACTAATATTCCTAATATCTATGCTGCAGGGGATATAACAGTCTTTCCCCTGAA AATGCTCAACTGGCAGCCTGCTAACGTTCAGCACTGGCAGATGGCACATCACCATGGTAATGTTGTTGGTAAAAATATGGTTGTTGAAAGGTCTACAGAAGTTAATTCTGTTCCATTTTTCTGGTCAGCCCTTGCTCCAGGAAAGAACATCAGATATACAG GATATGGTATGGGTTATGATGACATAGTAATCAAGGGGAGTTTGGAAGACAGGAAATTTTGTGCTTACTACTGCAAAGGTGATGAAGTTGTAGCGCTTGCAACTTTCATGAGTGACCCCAAGGCTTCGCAAACTGCTGAGGATTGGTACAATGGAATCAGAATCAAAAAGTctgatattatttga